A segment of the Babylonia areolata isolate BAREFJ2019XMU chromosome 20, ASM4173473v1, whole genome shotgun sequence genome:
caccAAGTCCACGAGAAGAGTCGTCGCCCCATCAAGATGGCCtcaactgacttcctgcccaaactcccgacgctatccggtgaggaaggcagcagtgaggtcgacgacttcatcagtgaggccaggctgattctccagctacagcccctggatgacgcgacagcctctctctggctgatatcagcccttgcaggccgatgtcgccagcagatcgtcaggctgccagcgacagaagtggacaccccagccaagatccttcacatcattgaggagaactggggagagcagcgagacgccaccgaccttgccactgcgttcttcaacaggcagcagcagcccaaggagacggtgatcgactacgcatcccatcttcggcacttatggaccaaggtcaacaaggccgaagatggggtgatgcaggtgccaccagccatcctccgcgacgccttcgccagaggccttcagccagctgcactcaggcgcgatgtcaggcgcttcatccgcaaccaccctgacaccaccttcgaggcagcgaagagggaggccctgcgatggctgcgggaggacagccacacctacaacacctgccccagcgtagacaacaccactgttgtccgcctaCATTCTCAGCTGGCCGCACTCGCAGCTGAGAACGCCAGCCTGCGACATCAGCTGCAGGCCCCCAAGCCAGcacaccacccacatcctccaggaccagcgCTACATCCTCgacgctgtgctgctgaccgcaccccagaccctccacactgtgtctggtgtgagaggcccgGTCACACCGagcaccagtgtcgccacaagcgacgctaccaggccaggcgacagaatgctgaccaccagcctgaagttccagcccacaaccagtgtgtcgCTCCTACACACACTGAGCAACCTGGACCAACGCCatctccagctccaaaccagcgatgcaggagacgccgacgcagatggaggcgccacagcaccacacctgacgctgtgATTCCACAGATGTCCCCACCTGTAGTCAGCTCCACGCAGCAGAGGCACGACCAACAACtacctgctgtcacgccgactcacccggtcccactgcaccaccagagcgacaaagtgtctgacacagacactgataccgatagtgacagtggtatgtggctgaccaggcccatgccaagacccaggacaccaacccAGCGAGCtgtaccagagccgcctccactaccaccagatcctgcaccaaggcgatccacacgactggcaaccagggcaccactgactgtgtgaagAGACTGGTGAAGAACCATTTTACAGCCAGAGCTGAAACAAtgctttatgttttcatgtctatgaacatgctataataattcatttttttatttatgctattatacatgtatgctactcaacatgtgcgtctgacagtgataagatagattgataggcacacaaatgaatgctttccatcttcatagtgtatttaccaaattgggaccccttctctatatcaaactcttcaaagttaggatgcatttgactaagaccaaactcttaacttaacctggctaaagccactttgaatatagaagtagggtgttgtTCCTAAGAAGGTTGCAGTcattcacttagctatcagttatcagctaaattatctcccttacctgcccaataattcttgtttgatgctcagctaagtctgctcacaagaattacttttaattaaccatcgcggacgatggttttcaaaagatggggggaggtgtgaccaagcgcgctatgcttgctccaacactattcacgcacaagccagagcagacgacgttttcacttctaacccttgcacagacTATGTGACATAACTCTGcctacatcattttgtcctggccagaccacctgctcactgctcgaccagtgtcgcgtcgcgatacgtcattggctgagaagaaacttgtgtttcttctccacagtatttaattaatagctcttttgtcagatcagtaaactactagtattatatactggcagaatcgtcttaattccatctttaaatctattccatttatgttcgcctacgtgaaactgatttaacgcagtttgtaattttcagcgacgagctcgttaaaactgaccctgttcaggtgactcaaattaagattataaattcatcttaaataatcaacacttcattttacactcattataaagtaggcgttgagctctttcttttgcaacttatccgacgtaaatcggttcaggaatcatttagaaatctatcactgaacacctttaaacaaacacaattgtcatcggattctccgtgattagtgacgatctgcttgcaagcacacgtgacgcactttgcggtccgctaaacttgcataaattggcacagtgaatgatgagtggtcatttcatacctggtcagtcatctgaccagagcctgctctctctctctcttgctgtgtcgcgggcagtgtgtcgtgtgtgtccccacaacagctgacacctcgctacgtatcgctgtaagtactagtgtgtagaatgtgttgatttgtaaattgtattatttgacacagtacttgtgtttatatgagtatgttcagttaattctttgttcagttattgctttgacaagttagtcacagatcagctatgactgatctaaataattgccatgtcgtcatctgcatggagcagtgttccatttgattcttaacgtcacagtcagtgactctcgacacagtttgttccagaatgttctagtgagtgcgtaaagttcattcaccacttaatggttaagccatgatggttcttcatttaatatctggtctatcagtttgccagtattatatctaatccactgattcatttgagtcactttgacacagtataagttttacctagtctatactgtcagtgtactttcaccaagtcagcatcgcttcaatcactttaactgcactatttaaatgtattggaaatgtcatttgatgtcagcttttggtcttcacacatttgcattatgttgttgcgtatcccaaacccgagtgaatagtctttccatgtgatatgtatacatgtgctttattattcacttgtgccgacacattgtacttatgacatttgtttgtgtcatttcaggcactgtcttcttctctttttatcttctcttagcattgtcttcttctcattatttcttcttcttagtcttcttcttttagaatattgtaaataaaacagtagaaaaccccatttgtgactggcctctatatgttcctggcctgtgcgtgggatcttgtctatcctttcattcaataaattaattagtttagttcttttgtaccgtctgtacccttgaataaccactcggagcacggctacatatatatatatatatatatatatatatatatatatatatcgggtgtccccaaaactGAAGCCTGAGTGTGGCGGCGCTTTTTGACAACTGAGTCAGTATTTTCTCggcagtgatagagaaaccgaattcattgaaattttcacacagtaaccttaaggtatcatcaacaagtctgcaaaatatctactAAAAGTTccgacgcaaattatgcgagtatttcaaattcaaaacaacatgtcaaaaaaaaacaatattatcagaggaaaactcacttcgTAGTATTTCAGTTTACTAGATGCTCAATGTGGcgtccatcttcctccacgactaaacaaagccgtttcttccaagtaGAAATGCTTTTacatatttcttccaccgatatctcctcccattacataattatcctgtcctttaacgcctgctcggtccgATTTGTTTCTCCGAGTCACTCCCCGGTAAACGTGACTTTCTCGACCTTCAGAGAGTCTCATATGGCATGATCTATTGgcttacagtcaggactttgtggaagccattcatccttcttgatgaattctggtgtagcctcctccagatggacCTGAGTTACCCTACCTGTGCCGTGTGAAGGAGACCCATCTTGcaaaacacgtaattgtttctacaggataaagacgcctacaatccgggagaagattgtcatccaatgaCTGACTCAACtgatgtagctttcactattaaccttaaATTTGCTCTGTCGGTGTCActgaataaaatgaatgtttgtttttcctttccaggatacttcagctgaaaccattatctttttttgaaaatctagaagtctcatgacagaggcgagatggctgactgatttctcgtttctgtttcccataaacgcgatcgtcaGTGGCGATTTTTTGCTATCtcaacgtaaagtctttctcgtctgtgaactgaaaatgatccttttcacataaGTGGCCGAGTagtggtcattcaagttacggcagtgagtttttcttttcccgctaacattttggtccctccttgatacccgtatcctcttgaagggcttcactGAGCTTCAGTTCTTTCGctattctttgcacagaagacttacTTGTAattcgcttgcaacttctctaagagatttgtgggtccctgggttcttcTCCTGGgactgaatcagttcctcaacacggtccttgttctcctccgaacatgcagtcttaaTTTAtattgggtctcccactgccagtttTACATGCTaatgaccctgtagtgcgtattttagcgatgtctgtttacagtgacatgactccatcccttgcctggaaattcatTTACGGtccttcttccaccccaacctttctccttgaaacagttttcaatggtaaccttatcactttctctcaaaggcatggttgatccttccaaactgaaactttggacagaactgattttggatacagacgacaattaaaaaaacaaaaacaaacaaacattaaaaaaaaaaaaaaaaaaaaaaaaaaaaaaaacagtagactcgacacccagacaggctattttttagactgacactgattgacagatgtcaacacctggcagctggcatgaacataatgaaggtcacattgcacagctctgatattagtttgtttttgtttttttttttttttttgtttgtttttttgacaagcTGTTTTGAAccgaatttgacaatactcgcataatttgcggcGTCCGAAAtttcagatattttgcagacttgttgatgacacCTTAAGTTActatgtgaaaattttcaatgaattcggtttctctatcactgagaaaatacttgtcaaaaagcggttcactttttggggggacacccgatatatatatatatatatatatatatatatatatatatatatatatatatatatatatatatatggcacaaTGACGGGAAATATCAACAGCCTTACGGTTGATATTACTGCAGTTTTGTGAACAATGACGAGAAATATCAACAGCCTTTTACCTAGCCGGTTGATATTACTTTTGTGAACATCTATCAGTAGCCAGGTAACCCACACTCTGTGCCGGTGTCGGGGAACTGAAAAAGTCATAGCGGAGAGccgctgtgtgtgtttgccgcCGGCTCGGACTTTCCCCCTAGATCCTCTTGTCCTGGGattcaatgaacacacacacacacacacacacaccggcacacacacacacacacacacacacacacacacacacggcaccgcacacacacacacactctccgggagagagagagagagagattacacgtCCGTCTTTTTATTTCACTTCAGTGATTTCATTTtgtctccgaaaacggagtacgactgccaacatggcggggtaaaaacggtcatacacgtaaaagcctactcggctcgatcgagtgaacgtgggagttgcagcccacgaacgaagatttCATTTTTCATGTTCATCTCTTTATTTCCTGTAGCATTTTGGTAAACTATCAAggctcccattcccccccccccccccccccccccccccccccccccttttgtttttcctttccttttctttttttcttttcttttcttttttttttttaatcgcccaTTCAGGATAGATAACTCTAGCTGAACGACAACACCGAAGCAGACGACATCTGTCTCCCCGACTGACGTGGGGTCAAGAATATTGTGGTTTGGATCTAATCATTAGATTTTAGTGACAAGTGAAATACTGATCTGCACTTTTGATATTTGAATCACACAGTATTCGGCCTATCTAAAATGGAGCAATTCGGAAGTAAATCGTCTTGGTTCTCCGAAAAGTAAGCATCAATATCAATACAGTCAAAAAAGTAGTGTTACACTTGATGGCAACTAATGATCTCgctgctggctctctctctctctcctcctctttctctctctctttctctctctgtacatatgtatatgaaaaataccagtgtgtgtgtgtgtgtgaaaatacttacacagtaaaaaaaaaaaaagaaagaaaaagaaaaaaaggatgccaTTAAGATCAAAACGCACTGAACCTATTAGCACACTGACAAAGTATGTATTGTGCTTTTGCACAAATCGTCTGGCGGAAATTTATTTTCTTTGCCTCACCGGcggcgcgcacgtgcatgtatcAGTGCTTGTAAGTCACACCGTGTTGTGCGCGAGCGGTGCGCACGTGCATGTATCAGTGCTTGTCAAGTCACACCGTgttgtgcgcgagcgcgcgcgcgcgtgtgtgtgtgtgatagtgtatgCGTGCGTCCTTAGATTATATTTCTATATGTCAAGATAAGGTAACCCAAGACCTAGGATGTACTGATGGACCTGATGCTCTGATGTTCGGCTGAACAAGCGAGATCATGACTTTGTCTCGTTTTCCTAGCGAAGAGATTCTGCGGCGGATTGAGACAGTGTGTATGAATGTCACTGAAAGCATCGCCAAGGGGGAGGTTCCAGAGCTGAGttacagcagcagaagcagctgGGAAGTGGTTAGGTCAGTGATAAACGATACTCGCTCTGTCAATAATTGTGAGACACCCTAGCTTTGTCATGATATAATGTATGAAGACCAGAATGGGGTACCATCGTcacgttgtgtttgtgtgcctgtgttaaCTCAATTTACCTCAATAAACATATTTGGTCACACCCAGTTTAATTTTTatcgtggtgggttttttgtttgttttgttttgtttttgttttttgttgtttttggggggttgctttttgttgttgttgttgttgctttttttggtgtgtttttttttggggggggggggaggggggagggttaacCTCTGCAACCTTACATCTCGAGAATAATTTGTACTGTGATACCAAAAAGAGGAACAGCATTAGTTCAATAAGGGGAAGGCGTTCTTTCATTGAGCCAGTTTTCAAAACTGAGATGCTGAGTACTGATTTTATTCTgtaaaataaaatgttaaaaagtCGATTGATAACACCAAATACTATTCACTCCTGCGCACAGCCAGCATTGGATTAGATTCGATCCAGCGATTGCATTCTTACAACTGACAGACTCAGTTGCTTTACTGCAAGGAAATACAGGTCTCCAAAGTTATCATGTATGTTATAAGTGCCGTCCGGTTCCCCTTGTTAAATCAGTTGGCATATAACGCACACTTTCCAGCAGATAGAAACGTGACACAGAAAGGAAAGTGCGCAGTTTTCAAAACGCAACACAATGATACCGAACTGCACCACAATCAAATGCATGGACATGCGACAGTTAAGAAAACTATGGGTGTGTGGTCCAGTTTGGTAGTGACAATGATTTATGAAATGATTCCAAGAAAATCAGACAGCTATCGAAGGTATTTTGGTATCAGAGTTCCTGTAGGATTGTGATATTTAGGCCAATTCGTATACATCAGTGATTTCGACTATTCATTTCTACCAACTGCttaatgataatatcatcatcatcatcatcatcattatcatcgtttggtttaatttctcttttatggTAATATCATTTTGTATTTCGCAATAGCCCATTTTACCAGCTAGTTGCtttctgtgcaaaaaaaaaaaaaagaaacaaaaaaaccgtcgcgcgcgcgcgtacactacacacacacacacacacacacacacacacacacacacacacacacacacacgcacgcacgcacgcacacgcacacacacacggctcatgcacgcacgcacgaaagcaAACACGCACGCGgcatacacacattgacactgttcctctctctctcgttttctttttctgtacggtaaatatcttctctctctctctctctctctctctctctctctctgtctctctctctctctctcttcaattctttacataattatatacatatatgtatatataattaattCCAGCTTCAACGAACAGGTGGGCATCGTATTGCCGGAGGAAAGGAAGCTGGTTCGTGTGCGACTGGACAATAAACAGTCAGTGAAGTCCTTTGGTAagattacacgtgtgtgtgtgtgtgtgtgcgcgcgcgcgcgcacatctgtacgcgcatgtgcgtgtgtgtgtgtgtttgagagagagagagagagagaattcaagttACCAGTGCACATACATCTTTTTAATGATGATTATAGCGTTTGTCCATAATAATGTAGACCTAATGAAGCCATGgcaattatttttattttatttatgatcATGTTGCAGCGTTCATGATGAAGGTGCTAAATATTGTGTACAAACTCATCCAGGAGGACAGATACTGTACAAAAAGGTACTTTACACTGCTAATTATCATTACATACATAAAATTGATTATTGTCATTCCTTTGGCCAGTATAATTATGTGCTGTGTCGTCAGTTGGATTTGTCTTGTTTCCTGCTGTGTCTGTGCGCATATGAATGCACgaacgcggtgtgtgtgtgtgtgtgtgcgtgtgtgtttgtgtgtgcgtgtgtgtgtgtgacggtgtgtgtgtgtgtgtgttcaagtatcAGAGTGCGACACGGTGGGTGTACGTCCGTCCATACATAtatgtcaaaatgtgtgtgtgcgtctgtgagagaGAAGCGGGAGGGGAACGGGGGAATCACATCAGTGTCCAAACGTGTATATCAATGAATCagtaagagagactgagagagagaggtgtaaaccTTCACGGTTGTCTTTGGATgagtctctgtctcccagtctgtctctgtctctcacgtgacTCTCTGGCACCCTCAAACACCCACACGACATCGACACTGCGGTTAACGATGCGTGTGCAGGGACATTTACTATCAGAGTCCTGATATGTTCGGCTCTCAGAGCGTCATTGACAACGTTGTTGACAACGTGGCGTGCATGCTGGAAGTGTCAAGATGGAAACTGCACatcgtacgtacgtgtgtgcgtgtgtgtgtgtgtgtgtgtgtgtgtgtgtgtgtgtggtgtcgtgtgcgttcgtgtgtgtgtatgcgttcatgtgtcagtgtgtgtagtgcgtgcgtgtgtcagtatgtgtctgtgtgcgtgccgtgcgtgagagagagagagtcaatagcCGCCATGGCTTTCTATAAAGTGGGTGGTGTAAAAAGATTAACTCTTTGACTACTGCATGAACCTTGCAGGGTGAAAATAGATCAGTGTGACATGAGCCTGAAGAGCAGTTACAACTTTTTGTATAGTTTTAAAGTGATGTCATTTATCTTGCTGATCagagtaatgcaatcccaagaggaaaagTTCACTGAATAAAGAACGGTTAGTAATACGCCGatctgtaagctcagtcttattTCAGCGAGGTGAAGCGGACAagcatactcgtcagcagcagttaGGTTCAAGGCCCCGTAGCCATTACAGCCaccggagcagtgaattcatatctactgtgtgcaAGGCTCAGCCGCATAGgaaggggcggagggtggggggcggggtgtgggggggtgtggttcATTTCTCTCCTTTCAGTCACCGTCTTAACAATCCCCAACCGAATCCAGGGAACCCATGcacacatgggtggagtgagaaaaatcggagtacagtgccttcgccaaggacacaacatcatgccgaagCGTGGCCTAGAATCCCGATCACTGCCAATGATCACTGGATCAAAAgcccaacgcctaaccgattcttcCACGGTGCCTCttagcagcagtcaaggagttaaacacacacacacacacacacatgaacgctgaCAATTAATGATCAACCACAGCTTAAACTACGATTTTCACtagtgttgtgtgttatgtaaaCATAAACGGCAATTAGGCCTTGATGTTATAtaataggcagacaggcagacaaactgatACACATGGTTTCCAGCTGGCCACATGCAAAGGTCTGGTGGCGGGTGATCTGCAGTTCTATGACGGTCAGGGTCGACATGTGGACTGCAATCGAACAAAAATGGTCTGTATTTAATCAGTGGGACCACTAAACACATAGCAGCCTTTCAGTGAGGAAATGCTGGTGGATTGTTTTCGTAACACCAGGACTTATAGAGACGATCAAGATGACAGTTTCCTCTTTTGAATTAGTGATCGACTTAAATAAACATTTTGGTcagaaagtgtgttgtttttttgtctgtgataCAAAATGACGAGGTTTGCCGAATCATTTGTTTTGATCGTTACGTTACTTTGTAATATACGTTTTGCTAAGATTCCTATAcccacacgagcgcgcgcacacacaaacacacacacacaaatgttgccTGTCAAAAGGAGAACAATACAGTGATATCCACCCGCGTGCATGCTATATCTGTTAATTAATCGTAAAAACATTTACAGCGAAAGGTGTAGTGCACCCATCATGTTCAAACTGACAGCTGATATTtaattattgtaaaaaaaaaaaaaaaaaaaatcccaaactcaaatgttggtgtgtgttttgttgttgttgtttcattaacTTATACAAATGATAATATGAGTTGGTTTAAACATGATTAACTTTTATTAACAGTTGTGTGTATGAAGTTCGATATACAGACTTGCATGGAACAGCAACAAGTCAAAACATTGTGTGCTCAACGTGATGAATACAGACACTGCATTCACGTCAAATATAGTGGAATTTCACCCGGTGCAAAAATTAAAATAGTTTTGTagcactattttttttctttttgttttgttaacttgATCAACTGAATGACATGGAAATCTTGATGGTTTTGAAGTAAAAAATTGACAAATCGTTATAAACTataatggtgatgttgatggctgGATTTTTACTGCTGTTGTGTTGGTGGCGGATATAAAACATTGCAACTGAGAAGCATTGACATCTTGTAAAATAAAAGACATTTTTGTTGCTTTCAGGGTGTTCAGATTCCTGCTCACGATAAAGATATGCTGTGTATCCTTGCGGTGGTCAGCACTagagtgtctgtgtttttctccttCCACAGAGATAACCATGTGTGCGGGTTTGTGTTTATTACAAGACAGCCTCCAGATCGGCAGCACCATTGtaatgttcagttcagttttacCTGCCATGTTTCTGTGTCCATAAAATCTCTGAATTGATAAGACTGATCTTTCCTGGACCTATTGTTTGGCAGTTAAGTTGCCTATGCGACAGTGAACATATTTAAAACTAGGATATATTatcagtgaagaaaaaaacattctACCAAAAGCTTTCTTCGCTTTGAAACATTGATTCTGAGACTCTTGTATTCTATGTGTTATTTCTTATGAGAGATGCAGATCTGCACACAGATGCTCAACTTGTGCTGGTGGTGGAGAAAGATGCTACATTTCAAAATTTGTTGACTGAAGACTTCTGTGAACATTTTgggaaagtcatcatcatcacggtaCAGCTTTTGATTATCTGAAGACAATAGTGAATGagcaaacgacagagagagagagagagagagagagtcacctaGTTGGTATTGTTCTTTCCACATACTAAAAAGTTCAAGAGTATAGTCTGTATTTCATGGACAGATTACACTCAGCACACaataaaatcattatcatttgcTGGATTGAAGTGTATTATCACATATCcatgtgataaaaaacaacaatttgTTTACATTCCTGCCAATGGTTATTAACTGCACTGCAGGTAATTTGTGTCGAGACAATGGTGTCTGCGCCTATGAAGTAAAAGAATCGGTGGGTACACGACCGAatcccacacacaccaatatttCTCCCCCTAAAAAAGACCTTCAATGGTGGTCCgtatgctagtcattcggacgagacgatgaaTAGAGATCGTGTGTGTAGCACTGATGGACCTAGTGTATGTgtaggaacccacggcaactgaaGGGTGGgtccctggcaaaaaaatcttgcatgtgtgtgtgtgtgtgtgtatttgtattttttatcacaacagatttctgcgtgtgaaatttgggttgctctccccagggagagcgcatcactacactacaccaccacccatttaaaatttttttttcctgtgtgcagttttttaaacttgtttttcctatcgaagtggattttttctacagaattttgccaggaacaactcttttgttgccatgggttcttttacgtctgtgtgtatgtgtgtgtgtgtttgattgaagCCTGTTGATTAAATGAAACAGGGAaaaaatgatgagcacctaaaggctTCTGTCATTGAGTTAACTCCACTCAGGAAGGCAGACTGTTGAGCAAATGatcaactgtgtttgtaaag
Coding sequences within it:
- the LOC143294585 gene encoding meiotic recombination protein SPO11-like is translated as MTLSRFPSEEILRRIETVCMNVTESIAKGEVPELSYSSRSSWEVVSFNEQVGIVLPEERKLVRVRLDNKQSVKSFGKITRVLNIVYKLIQEDRYCTKRDIYYQSPDMFGSQSVIDNVVDNVACMLEVSRWKLHILATCKGLVAGDLQFYDGQGRHVDCNRTKMGVQIPAHDKDMLYLHTDAQLVLVVEKDATFQNLLTEDFCEHFGKVIIITGKGFPDVGTRLLLRKIWDKFKLPVFAVVDADPHGIEIMLVYKYGSKNQAFENQHLTVPGLKWLGILPTDIVKLSLQKNSLQSLSDGDLQKLTDILQRPYTTPHSSFALQVEMMIQSGLKAELQCLDSLDSSYLARVYLPSKIHGGDWI